A genomic region of Sarcophilus harrisii chromosome 6, mSarHar1.11, whole genome shotgun sequence contains the following coding sequences:
- the TTC9C gene encoding tetratricopeptide repeat protein 9C isoform X1, which produces MERRLREAQQYKEEGNQRYREGRYRDAVSRYHRALLQLRGLDPSLPAPLPPLGARGPVLSAEQQKVLESTQTDCYNNLAACLLQMEPVNYERVREYSQKVLERQPSNAKALYRAGVASFHLQDYDQARRYLQAATDRQPKDANVRRYLQRTESELSSYHQKEKQLYMGMFG; this is translated from the exons ATGGAGAGGCGGCTTCGGGAGGCGCAGCAGTACAAGGAGGAGGGGAACCAGCGCTACCGGGAGGGGCGCTACCGGGACGCGGTGAGCCGCTACCACCGGGCGCTGCTTCAGCTGCGGGGCCTGGATCCGAGCCTGCCGGCGCCGCTGCCGCCCCTGGGAGCCCGCGGCCCCGTGCTCTCGGCGGAGCAGCAGAAGGTGCTGGAGAGCACGCAGACGGACTGCTACAACAACCTCGCCG CCTGCCTGCTTCAGATGGAGCCCGTGAACTATGAGCGAGTGAGAGAGTACAGTCAGAAGGTCTTGGAGCGCCAGCCTTCCAACGCCAAGGCCCTGTACCGGGCAGGGGTGGCCTCCTTTCACCTGCAGGACTATGACCAGGCCCGACGCTACCTTCAGGCCGCCACTGACCGGCAGCCAAAAG ATGCCAATGTCCGGCGATACCTGCAGCGGACAGAATCAGAACTAAGCAGCTACCACCAAAAGGAAAAACAGCTTTACATGGGCATGTTTGGTTAG
- the TTC9C gene encoding tetratricopeptide repeat protein 9C isoform X2, which translates to MEPVNYERVREYSQKVLERQPSNAKALYRAGVASFHLQDYDQARRYLQAATDRQPKDANVRRYLQRTESELSSYHQKEKQLYMGMFG; encoded by the exons ATGGAGCCCGTGAACTATGAGCGAGTGAGAGAGTACAGTCAGAAGGTCTTGGAGCGCCAGCCTTCCAACGCCAAGGCCCTGTACCGGGCAGGGGTGGCCTCCTTTCACCTGCAGGACTATGACCAGGCCCGACGCTACCTTCAGGCCGCCACTGACCGGCAGCCAAAAG ATGCCAATGTCCGGCGATACCTGCAGCGGACAGAATCAGAACTAAGCAGCTACCACCAAAAGGAAAAACAGCTTTACATGGGCATGTTTGGTTAG
- the HNRNPUL2 gene encoding heterogeneous nuclear ribonucleoprotein U-like protein 2 isoform X2 — protein MAAPDPQPPESPAPPQPSPGPDQGDADAEPEPDAALAPDGQRDPAPAPKAGGDAERGEERSEKSKPTSSDGERRGVKRQRDEKEEHGRAYYEFREEAYHSRSKSPPPPEEEVRDEEEDPTLVNLDTYTSDLHFQVSKDRYGGQPLFSEKFPTLWSGARSTYGVTKGKVCFEAKVTQNLPLKEGCTEASLLRVGWSVDFSRPQLGEDEFSYGFDGRGLKAENGQFEEYGQAFGENDVIGCFANFGSEEVELSFSKNGDDLGVAFRVSKESLSERALLPHVLCKNCVVELNFGQKEEPFFPPPEEFVFIHAVPVEERVRTVLPPKTTQECEVLLMVGLPGSGKTQWALKYAQDNPEKRYNVLGAETVLNQMRMKGPEEPEMDPKSRDLLVQQASQCLSKLVQVASRTKRNIILDQCNVYNSGQRRKLLLFKTFSRKVVVIVPNEEDWKKRLELRKEAEGDDVPDTVMLEMKANFSLPEKCDYMEEVTFGELEKEEAQPLVTRYKEEARKLLPPSEKRTNRRNNRNKRNRQSRSRGQGYGLP, from the exons ATGGCAGCGCCCGACCCGCAGCCCCCCGAGTCCCCGGCACCGCCGCAGCCCTCGCCGGGCCCCGACCAGGGCGACGCGGACGCCGAGCCCGAGCCCGACGCGGCCTTGGCCCCGGACGGCCAGCGCGACCCAGCGCCCGCCCCCAAGGCCGGCGGCGACGCGGAGCGGG GAGAGGAGCGTAGTGAGAAGTCAAAACCCACGAGTTCAGATGGAGAGCGTCGTGGGGTAAAGAGACAGCGGGACGAGAAGGAAGAGCACGGCAGGGCTTACTATGAGTTTCGAGAAGAGGCTTATCACAGTCG TTCAAAGTCTCCCCCGCCCCCTGAAGAAGAGgtcagagatgaggaagaggaccCGACCCTTGTGAACCTAGACACGT ATACCTCGGACCTCCATTTCCAAGTCAGCAAAGACCGGTATGGGGGCCAGCCGCTTTTCTCTGAGAAATTTCCCACCCTCTGGTCGGGAGCCAGGAGCACCTATGGAGTCACGAAGGGCAAAGTCTGTTTTGAAGCCAAG GTGACCCAGAACCTGCCCCTGAAGGAAGGTTGTACCGAGGCGTCTCTTCTTCGAGTCGGGTGGTCTGTTGACTTCTCCCGGCCACAACTTG gtgaagatgaattttcttatggCTTCGATGGCCGGGGGCTAAAGGCAGAAAATGGGCAGTTTGAGGAATATGGCCAGGCCTTTGGGGAAAATGATGTCATTGGCTGCTTTGCT AATTTCGGGAGCGAGGAAGTGGAGCTGTCTTTCTCTAAAAATGGAGATGACTTGGGTGTGGCTTTCCGGGTCAGCAAGGAGTCCCTGAGCGAGCGGGCTCTCCTGCCCCACGTCCTCTGCAAAAACTGTGTGGTGGAGCTCAACTTTGGCCAGAAGGAGGaacccttcttcccccctcctgaGGAGTTTGTGTTCATCCACGCTGTGCCCGTGGAGGAGCGGGTTCGGACGGTGCTGCCGCCCAAGACCACGCAGGAGTGCGAG GTGTTACTGATGGTGGGACTACCTGGATCTGGAAAGACCCAGTGGGCATTGAAGTATGCACAAGATAATCCTGAGAAAAGATACAATGTCCTGGGAGCTGAGACTGTGCTCAATCAGATGCGG ATGAAGGGGCCTGAGGAGCCAGAGATGGACCCCAAGAGCCGGGACCTTTTAGTGCAGCAAGCCTCCCAGTGCCTTAGCAAGCTGGTCCAGGTGGCCTCAAGGACAAAGAGAAACATCATCCTGGATCAG TGTAATGTGTACAACTCCGGCCAGCGGCGGAAGCTGCTCCTCTTTAAGACCTTCTCCCGGAAAGTTGTGGTGATCGTCCCCAATGAGGAGGACTGGAAAAAGAGGCTGGAGCTGAGGAAGGAGGCGGAGGGAGACGACGTGCCGGACACTGTAATGCTGGAGATGAAAG CCAACTTCTCTCTGCCTGAAAAATGTGACTATATGGAGGAGGTGACCTTTGGGGAACTGGAGAAGGAGGAGGCCCAGCCGCTGGTCACCAGATACAAAGAGGAGGCGAGGAAGCTGCTGCCCCCTTCCGAGAAGCGGACAAACCGCCGCAACAACCGCAACAAGCGCAACCGGCAGAGCCGCAGTCGCGGCCAAGGATACG